The Verrucomicrobiota bacterium genome contains the following window.
CCCTCATGATCGACATCGGTGGCGGAACGACCGATTACCTAGTCTATATCGACGGAGCCATCCGCCATAGCGGCGTGCTGGCTCTCGGAGGGGACCACATCACCAATGACATTTCCGTGGGGCTCAGACTGCCGATTGCCAGGGCTGAACATCTCAAGATCGAGGAGGGTTCAGCATCCGATCCGGCGGTTTCGCAGGGTGGGATTATCTCACTCAAGAACGACCCCAGATTCCTCGGCTGCGATGTCGACCGCGCTTCCCTTGAAGCGATCATTCACCTCCGAGTGAAGGAAATCTTCGAACTGATCCGCCGCGACATCGAGTCATCCGGTGAGGGGATGATGGATCTCATCCGGGGGGTCATGATCACAGGGGGCTGTTCCAAGCTGAAGGGAATCGCTCAGGTCGCCGAGGAGGTCTTTGACATTCCGGTGGAGCTCACGCGCGCCCGTAATGTCAGTGGAGCCACCCAGATCTTCGAGGACCCGCAGTACTCCACCGCAATCGGACTGACCAAATACGCGAGGCTCGTGACCAAGAACATCGCGCCCGAGAGCATGATCGATCGCCTCACTCACGGACTTGGCAGCCTCTTCAAGAAACGTTCCCGATGAGCACCTCACCATCCCGTCGCATCCTGGTCGGTGTTGGCAATGCCGGTGTTACCGTGCTCGACCTGCTTTCCGTCGAGCACCCGGGCATGACCGGACTTCTGGCCGTCAATAATGATCCCGATTCGCTGAATGCCTCCATTGTCCGTGAAAAAATCGAGGTGCCCGAGGGAGATCCGGGGGAGGGTTTCCGCGTGATCGACGAGGAGTTCGGCCGGACCGTTGAGGGGGCTTCCGCAGTCATTCTTTGCGGCGGCCTCGGTGGTGAGACAGGTTCCTTCCTTCTGTCGGCCCTGGCCATTCGTGCCAAGTCGGCTGGCCTGACCACGATGGCCTGTGTCGGCATGCCCTTCTCCTTCGAGGGAAAGCACAAGAGGGACCTTGCAGAGCGGTCCTTGGAGAAGTTGCAGGAGATTTGTGATGCAGTGGTCGTGATCGGGAATGATCAACTCTCAGGCGGCTCTCCATCCATAGCCGCCGTGGGTGAGGCCTTCGTGCTTTCCGACCGGACACTGCTAGCCGCGCTTCTGGCGCTGACCGGAATGCTCTCCACTTCGGGACCCGTGAAGATCACCCGTACTGACATTCACAATGTGCTCGGTAAACCTGGGGCACTTACCCATTTCGGATTCGGGAAGGCCGAGGGATCCAATCGTCTCCACGAGTCGCTGGAAAGAGCCCTGAAGAGTCCCCTCCTGACGATGCCCGGCAAGGGATCGGCCCTCAAGGAGTCGTCGATGATTCT
Protein-coding sequences here:
- the ftsA gene encoding cell division protein FtsA, whose protein sequence is MANEQIFVGLEIGTTKISVIVAEARADDQISILGVGETPSRGVRKGEIVDMETVTECVREAILDAEDKTNVEIGNVWVAITGSHLASFNNRGSLALPGERQIEPEDLEAVEVNAKEVAIPTPNTFLHTILQAYHVDGNQNIIDPLKSEGALLEADFHIVHGIKTRIHNTLRCIESLKIGIEDVVLSSLASAQVVLSQDQKNYGALMIDIGGGTTDYLVYIDGAIRHSGVLALGGDHITNDISVGLRLPIARAEHLKIEEGSASDPAVSQGGIISLKNDPRFLGCDVDRASLEAIIHLRVKEIFELIRRDIESSGEGMMDLIRGVMITGGCSKLKGIAQVAEEVFDIPVELTRARNVSGATQIFEDPQYSTAIGLTKYARLVTKNIAPESMIDRLTHGLGSLFKKRSR